A genomic stretch from Hermetia illucens chromosome 7, iHerIll2.2.curated.20191125, whole genome shotgun sequence includes:
- the LOC119661047 gene encoding zwei Ig domain protein zig-8 isoform X7, with amino-acid sequence MGTINLTTVYFILSTTICFYCVVIHAASTNGLIDTDKPYFDDVNPRNVTTVVDDIAILRCRVKNKGNRTVSWMRKRDLHILTTNIYTYTGDQRFSVLHTPGSDNWDLKIEYAQQRDSGIYECQVNTEPKINLAVVLEVTAAVTDATAARAKIIGSQEVHVKRDSTISLSCSVNIHASSVVWYHGSNVVDFDSARGGISLETEKTEAGTTSRLMLTRATLRDSGNYTCVPVGAIPASAQVHVLNGEHPAAMQTSSGVPRPSHLAIIILCIFSITACHQPIISQATSILLLYSTKR; translated from the exons GTTTAATCGACACAGATAAACCGTACTTTGATGATGTCAATCCACGAAATGTTACAACAGTTGTTGATGATATCGCCATACTTCGTTGCCGTGtgaaaaacaaaggaaatagaACTGTTTCATGGATGCGTAAACGGGATCTACATATATTAACTACAAACATCTATACATATACAGGAGATCAACGTTTCTCCGTACTACATACCCCCGGTTCAGATAATTGggatttgaaaattgaatatgCTCAACAAcgtgacagtggaatttacgAGTGTCAAGTGAATACAGAGCCAAAAATCAATTTAGCTGTGGTGCTAGAAGTTACCG CAGCAGTAACCGATGCTACcg CTGCCCGTGCAAAAATAATCGGGTCACAAGAAGTGCACGTGAAACGAGACAGCACAATTTCATTATCGTGTTCTGTAAATATTCATGCATCATCAGTTGTATG GTACCACGGATCCAATGTCGTAGATTTTGATTCAGCACGTGGTGGTATTAGTTTAGAAACAGAAAAAACAGAAGCTGGAACAACTAGTCGATTAATGCTTACCCGAGCGACACTACGTGATTCTGGTAATTATACGTGCGTTCCAGTTGGAGCCATACCAGCATCAGCGCAAGTTCATGTATTGAATG GAGAGCATCCAGCTGCAATGCAAACCAGTAGTGGCGTGCCGCGTCCATCCCACTTAGCTATAAttattttatgtatattttcaaTAACAGCATGTCATCAACCAATCATATCACAGGCAACGTCCATATTATTACTCTACTCAACAAAAAGATGA
- the LOC119661047 gene encoding zwei Ig domain protein zig-8 isoform X4, whose amino-acid sequence MGTINLTTVYFILSTTICFYCVVIHAASTNGLIDTDKPYFDDVNPRNVTTVVDDIAILRCRVKNKGNRTVSWMRKRDLHILTTNIYTYTGDQRFSVLHTPGSDNWDLKIEYAQQRDSGIYECQVNTEPKINLAVVLEVTAVTDATGNYFQHHNYNNKAARAKIIGSQEVHVKRDSTISLSCSVNIHASSVVWYHGSNVVDFDSARGGISLETEKTEAGTTSRLMLTRATLRDSGNYTCVPVGAIPASAQVHVLNGEHPAAMQTSSGVPRPSHLAIIILCIFSITACHQPIISQATSILLLYSTKR is encoded by the exons GTTTAATCGACACAGATAAACCGTACTTTGATGATGTCAATCCACGAAATGTTACAACAGTTGTTGATGATATCGCCATACTTCGTTGCCGTGtgaaaaacaaaggaaatagaACTGTTTCATGGATGCGTAAACGGGATCTACATATATTAACTACAAACATCTATACATATACAGGAGATCAACGTTTCTCCGTACTACATACCCCCGGTTCAGATAATTGggatttgaaaattgaatatgCTCAACAAcgtgacagtggaatttacgAGTGTCAAGTGAATACAGAGCCAAAAATCAATTTAGCTGTGGTGCTAGAAGTTACCG CAGTAACCGATGCTACcggtaattattttcaacatcATAATTATAATAACAAAG CTGCCCGTGCAAAAATAATCGGGTCACAAGAAGTGCACGTGAAACGAGACAGCACAATTTCATTATCGTGTTCTGTAAATATTCATGCATCATCAGTTGTATG GTACCACGGATCCAATGTCGTAGATTTTGATTCAGCACGTGGTGGTATTAGTTTAGAAACAGAAAAAACAGAAGCTGGAACAACTAGTCGATTAATGCTTACCCGAGCGACACTACGTGATTCTGGTAATTATACGTGCGTTCCAGTTGGAGCCATACCAGCATCAGCGCAAGTTCATGTATTGAATG GAGAGCATCCAGCTGCAATGCAAACCAGTAGTGGCGTGCCGCGTCCATCCCACTTAGCTATAAttattttatgtatattttcaaTAACAGCATGTCATCAACCAATCATATCACAGGCAACGTCCATATTATTACTCTACTCAACAAAAAGATGA
- the LOC119661047 gene encoding zwei Ig domain protein zig-8 isoform X1 has protein sequence MGTINLTTVYFILSTTICFYCVVIHAASTNGLIDTDKPYFDDVNPRNVTTVVDDIAILRCRVKNKGNRTVSWMRKRDLHILTTNIYTYTGDQRFSVLHTPGSDNWDLKIEYAQQRDSGIYECQVNTEPKINLAVVLEVTGTLSAVTDATGNYFQHHNYNNKAARAKIIGSQEVHVKRDSTISLSCSVNIHASSVVWYHGSNVVDFDSARGGISLETEKTEAGTTSRLMLTRATLRDSGNYTCVPVGAIPASAQVHVLNGEHPAAMQTSSGVPRPSHLAIIILCIFSITACHQPIISQATSILLLYSTKR, from the exons GTTTAATCGACACAGATAAACCGTACTTTGATGATGTCAATCCACGAAATGTTACAACAGTTGTTGATGATATCGCCATACTTCGTTGCCGTGtgaaaaacaaaggaaatagaACTGTTTCATGGATGCGTAAACGGGATCTACATATATTAACTACAAACATCTATACATATACAGGAGATCAACGTTTCTCCGTACTACATACCCCCGGTTCAGATAATTGggatttgaaaattgaatatgCTCAACAAcgtgacagtggaatttacgAGTGTCAAGTGAATACAGAGCCAAAAATCAATTTAGCTGTGGTGCTAGAAGTTACCGGTacgttat CAGCAGTAACCGATGCTACcggtaattattttcaacatcATAATTATAATAACAAAG CTGCCCGTGCAAAAATAATCGGGTCACAAGAAGTGCACGTGAAACGAGACAGCACAATTTCATTATCGTGTTCTGTAAATATTCATGCATCATCAGTTGTATG GTACCACGGATCCAATGTCGTAGATTTTGATTCAGCACGTGGTGGTATTAGTTTAGAAACAGAAAAAACAGAAGCTGGAACAACTAGTCGATTAATGCTTACCCGAGCGACACTACGTGATTCTGGTAATTATACGTGCGTTCCAGTTGGAGCCATACCAGCATCAGCGCAAGTTCATGTATTGAATG GAGAGCATCCAGCTGCAATGCAAACCAGTAGTGGCGTGCCGCGTCCATCCCACTTAGCTATAAttattttatgtatattttcaaTAACAGCATGTCATCAACCAATCATATCACAGGCAACGTCCATATTATTACTCTACTCAACAAAAAGATGA
- the LOC119661047 gene encoding zwei Ig domain protein zig-8 isoform X5: protein MGTINLTTVYFILSTTICFYCVVIHAASTNGLIDTDKPYFDDVNPRNVTTVVDDIAILRCRVKNKGNRTVSWMRKRDLHILTTNIYTYTGDQRFSVLHTPGSDNWDLKIEYAQQRDSGIYECQVNTEPKINLAVVLEVTGTLSAVTDATAARAKIIGSQEVHVKRDSTISLSCSVNIHASSVVWYHGSNVVDFDSARGGISLETEKTEAGTTSRLMLTRATLRDSGNYTCVPVGAIPASAQVHVLNGEHPAAMQTSSGVPRPSHLAIIILCIFSITACHQPIISQATSILLLYSTKR from the exons GTTTAATCGACACAGATAAACCGTACTTTGATGATGTCAATCCACGAAATGTTACAACAGTTGTTGATGATATCGCCATACTTCGTTGCCGTGtgaaaaacaaaggaaatagaACTGTTTCATGGATGCGTAAACGGGATCTACATATATTAACTACAAACATCTATACATATACAGGAGATCAACGTTTCTCCGTACTACATACCCCCGGTTCAGATAATTGggatttgaaaattgaatatgCTCAACAAcgtgacagtggaatttacgAGTGTCAAGTGAATACAGAGCCAAAAATCAATTTAGCTGTGGTGCTAGAAGTTACCGGTacgttat CAGCAGTAACCGATGCTACcg CTGCCCGTGCAAAAATAATCGGGTCACAAGAAGTGCACGTGAAACGAGACAGCACAATTTCATTATCGTGTTCTGTAAATATTCATGCATCATCAGTTGTATG GTACCACGGATCCAATGTCGTAGATTTTGATTCAGCACGTGGTGGTATTAGTTTAGAAACAGAAAAAACAGAAGCTGGAACAACTAGTCGATTAATGCTTACCCGAGCGACACTACGTGATTCTGGTAATTATACGTGCGTTCCAGTTGGAGCCATACCAGCATCAGCGCAAGTTCATGTATTGAATG GAGAGCATCCAGCTGCAATGCAAACCAGTAGTGGCGTGCCGCGTCCATCCCACTTAGCTATAAttattttatgtatattttcaaTAACAGCATGTCATCAACCAATCATATCACAGGCAACGTCCATATTATTACTCTACTCAACAAAAAGATGA
- the LOC119661047 gene encoding zwei Ig domain protein zig-8 isoform X2, which produces MGTINLTTVYFILSTTICFYCVVIHAASTNGLIDTDKPYFDDVNPRNVTTVVDDIAILRCRVKNKGNRTVSWMRKRDLHILTTNIYTYTGDQRFSVLHTPGSDNWDLKIEYAQQRDSGIYECQVNTEPKINLAVVLEVTGTLSVTDATGNYFQHHNYNNKAARAKIIGSQEVHVKRDSTISLSCSVNIHASSVVWYHGSNVVDFDSARGGISLETEKTEAGTTSRLMLTRATLRDSGNYTCVPVGAIPASAQVHVLNGEHPAAMQTSSGVPRPSHLAIIILCIFSITACHQPIISQATSILLLYSTKR; this is translated from the exons GTTTAATCGACACAGATAAACCGTACTTTGATGATGTCAATCCACGAAATGTTACAACAGTTGTTGATGATATCGCCATACTTCGTTGCCGTGtgaaaaacaaaggaaatagaACTGTTTCATGGATGCGTAAACGGGATCTACATATATTAACTACAAACATCTATACATATACAGGAGATCAACGTTTCTCCGTACTACATACCCCCGGTTCAGATAATTGggatttgaaaattgaatatgCTCAACAAcgtgacagtggaatttacgAGTGTCAAGTGAATACAGAGCCAAAAATCAATTTAGCTGTGGTGCTAGAAGTTACCGGTacgttat CAGTAACCGATGCTACcggtaattattttcaacatcATAATTATAATAACAAAG CTGCCCGTGCAAAAATAATCGGGTCACAAGAAGTGCACGTGAAACGAGACAGCACAATTTCATTATCGTGTTCTGTAAATATTCATGCATCATCAGTTGTATG GTACCACGGATCCAATGTCGTAGATTTTGATTCAGCACGTGGTGGTATTAGTTTAGAAACAGAAAAAACAGAAGCTGGAACAACTAGTCGATTAATGCTTACCCGAGCGACACTACGTGATTCTGGTAATTATACGTGCGTTCCAGTTGGAGCCATACCAGCATCAGCGCAAGTTCATGTATTGAATG GAGAGCATCCAGCTGCAATGCAAACCAGTAGTGGCGTGCCGCGTCCATCCCACTTAGCTATAAttattttatgtatattttcaaTAACAGCATGTCATCAACCAATCATATCACAGGCAACGTCCATATTATTACTCTACTCAACAAAAAGATGA
- the LOC119661047 gene encoding zwei Ig domain protein zig-8 isoform X6: MGTINLTTVYFILSTTICFYCVVIHAASTNGLIDTDKPYFDDVNPRNVTTVVDDIAILRCRVKNKGNRTVSWMRKRDLHILTTNIYTYTGDQRFSVLHTPGSDNWDLKIEYAQQRDSGIYECQVNTEPKINLAVVLEVTGTLSVTDATAARAKIIGSQEVHVKRDSTISLSCSVNIHASSVVWYHGSNVVDFDSARGGISLETEKTEAGTTSRLMLTRATLRDSGNYTCVPVGAIPASAQVHVLNGEHPAAMQTSSGVPRPSHLAIIILCIFSITACHQPIISQATSILLLYSTKR; the protein is encoded by the exons GTTTAATCGACACAGATAAACCGTACTTTGATGATGTCAATCCACGAAATGTTACAACAGTTGTTGATGATATCGCCATACTTCGTTGCCGTGtgaaaaacaaaggaaatagaACTGTTTCATGGATGCGTAAACGGGATCTACATATATTAACTACAAACATCTATACATATACAGGAGATCAACGTTTCTCCGTACTACATACCCCCGGTTCAGATAATTGggatttgaaaattgaatatgCTCAACAAcgtgacagtggaatttacgAGTGTCAAGTGAATACAGAGCCAAAAATCAATTTAGCTGTGGTGCTAGAAGTTACCGGTacgttat CAGTAACCGATGCTACcg CTGCCCGTGCAAAAATAATCGGGTCACAAGAAGTGCACGTGAAACGAGACAGCACAATTTCATTATCGTGTTCTGTAAATATTCATGCATCATCAGTTGTATG GTACCACGGATCCAATGTCGTAGATTTTGATTCAGCACGTGGTGGTATTAGTTTAGAAACAGAAAAAACAGAAGCTGGAACAACTAGTCGATTAATGCTTACCCGAGCGACACTACGTGATTCTGGTAATTATACGTGCGTTCCAGTTGGAGCCATACCAGCATCAGCGCAAGTTCATGTATTGAATG GAGAGCATCCAGCTGCAATGCAAACCAGTAGTGGCGTGCCGCGTCCATCCCACTTAGCTATAAttattttatgtatattttcaaTAACAGCATGTCATCAACCAATCATATCACAGGCAACGTCCATATTATTACTCTACTCAACAAAAAGATGA
- the LOC119661047 gene encoding zwei Ig domain protein zig-8 isoform X3 has protein sequence MGTINLTTVYFILSTTICFYCVVIHAASTNGLIDTDKPYFDDVNPRNVTTVVDDIAILRCRVKNKGNRTVSWMRKRDLHILTTNIYTYTGDQRFSVLHTPGSDNWDLKIEYAQQRDSGIYECQVNTEPKINLAVVLEVTAAVTDATGNYFQHHNYNNKAARAKIIGSQEVHVKRDSTISLSCSVNIHASSVVWYHGSNVVDFDSARGGISLETEKTEAGTTSRLMLTRATLRDSGNYTCVPVGAIPASAQVHVLNGEHPAAMQTSSGVPRPSHLAIIILCIFSITACHQPIISQATSILLLYSTKR, from the exons GTTTAATCGACACAGATAAACCGTACTTTGATGATGTCAATCCACGAAATGTTACAACAGTTGTTGATGATATCGCCATACTTCGTTGCCGTGtgaaaaacaaaggaaatagaACTGTTTCATGGATGCGTAAACGGGATCTACATATATTAACTACAAACATCTATACATATACAGGAGATCAACGTTTCTCCGTACTACATACCCCCGGTTCAGATAATTGggatttgaaaattgaatatgCTCAACAAcgtgacagtggaatttacgAGTGTCAAGTGAATACAGAGCCAAAAATCAATTTAGCTGTGGTGCTAGAAGTTACCG CAGCAGTAACCGATGCTACcggtaattattttcaacatcATAATTATAATAACAAAG CTGCCCGTGCAAAAATAATCGGGTCACAAGAAGTGCACGTGAAACGAGACAGCACAATTTCATTATCGTGTTCTGTAAATATTCATGCATCATCAGTTGTATG GTACCACGGATCCAATGTCGTAGATTTTGATTCAGCACGTGGTGGTATTAGTTTAGAAACAGAAAAAACAGAAGCTGGAACAACTAGTCGATTAATGCTTACCCGAGCGACACTACGTGATTCTGGTAATTATACGTGCGTTCCAGTTGGAGCCATACCAGCATCAGCGCAAGTTCATGTATTGAATG GAGAGCATCCAGCTGCAATGCAAACCAGTAGTGGCGTGCCGCGTCCATCCCACTTAGCTATAAttattttatgtatattttcaaTAACAGCATGTCATCAACCAATCATATCACAGGCAACGTCCATATTATTACTCTACTCAACAAAAAGATGA
- the LOC119661043 gene encoding ceramide kinase, whose amino-acid sequence MEDQQQDTLNTNHQQEEIKEKHDILLNTFLISNKKFRVLLHHGSLVWEKENSKNGKTTVPLIDILAVRLASSSNRNKSNNISSSRISINPSVSSLPTSAVPSTSSDTFDSSKNYLYIYYAKRDSNCQRDHNRWRKHTLKLYNTDYRIIQTWHNTLADWLDQQKRPKNILMFVNPYGGKRQALKIFEKYSKPLFQLAGVEISCLISQRGNQIHDILQNNPALYQYDAICCVGGDGTFAEVFNGLMQRTLRDLSLDPQRPTYLPKLRIPIGVIPAGSTDTVAYCLHGTTDVKTAVIHIILGQKRGLDLSSVCNHIGLIRLYASLICYGYLGDIALDSEQYRWMGPHRYDYSGFKKFIANRGYEIELAFPESESTKTQVDNLKTNSTCNIGCDRCLNQSEPDKCEQSHIIDYSILSSNLSSAVTPGTLESGTKDHQNWKTVRGKYFMVAGANISCASSRSPNGLAPFCHLGDGHIEIIVIRHTSMFNLLRLLIRLNRENPQLDMLPFVEIYRAKKFLVRSNKTANNSASSSDLTMGGSRQPISSSLSKGAERTSQWNCDGELVFDTDVLISSHRQLVDVFMRGSYPPSEEKKSSCCGLCGV is encoded by the exons ATGGAAGATCAACAACAGGATACATTGAACACCAATCACCAGCAGGAAGAAATTAAGGAAAAACATGACATTCTACtaaatacatttttaattaGTAATAAAAAATTTCGAGTTCTCCTCCATCATGGAAGTCTGGTATGGGAGAAAGAGAATTCAAAAAATG GAAAAACGACAGTGCCtttgattgacattttggcCGTGCGATTGGCTAGTAGCAGTAATAGAAATAAATCTAATAATATTAGTAGTAGTAGAATAAGTATTAATCCATCAGTATCGTCATTGCCGACATCTGCAGTGCCATCGACATCATCTGATACATTTGATTCGAGTAAAAACTATCTTTATATTTACTATGCTAAACGTGATAGTAATTGTCAACGAGatcataatcgttggcgtaaacATACTTTGAAATTATACAACACAGATTACCGAATCATACAAACTTGGCACAACACACTTGCTGATTGGCTTGATCAACAGAAGCGTCctaaaaatattttgatgttTGTAAACCCATATGGCGGGAAGCGTCAAGCATTGAAAATTTTTGAGAAGTACTCAAAACCGCTTTTTCAATTAGCTGGTGTTGAAATAAGCTGTTTAATTTCACAACGAGGAAATCAAATTCATGATATTTTACAAAATAACCCGGCATTATATCAGTACGATGCAATTTGTTGTGTGGGAGGTGATGGTACATTTGCTGAGGTTTTTAATGGATTAATGCAAAGAACGCTGAGAGATTTAAGTTTGGACCCACAGCGGCCAACATATTTGCCAAAATTACGAATACCTATCGGTGTGATTCCGGCTGGAAGTACAGATACTGTAGCTTACTGTTTGCATGGAACCACTGATGTTAAGACTGCAGTTATTCATATCATACTGGGACAGAAACGGGGGTTGGATTTGTCAAGTGTTTGCAACCATATTGGGTTGATTCGGTTATATGCAAGCTTAATTTGCTATGGCTATTTAGGAGATATTGCATTGGATAGTGAACAGTATCGTTGGATGGGACCACATCGTTATGATTATTCCG GTTTTAAAAAATTCATTGCCAATCGTGGATATGAAATTGAACTAGCTTTTCCggaatcggaaagtactaaaacTCAAGTTGACAACCTTAAAACAAATTCCACATGTAACATTGGTTGTGACCGATGTCTCAATCAAAGTGAACCGGATAAATGTGAACAAAGTCACATTATTGACTATTCGATTTTATCGTCAAATTTGTCGTCAGCAGTTACCCCAGGAACACTAGAATCTGGAACAAAAGACCACCAAAATTGGAAGACAGTTCGTGGAAAGTATTTTATGGTGGCTGGAGCAAACATCTCGTGCGCATCGTCACGCTCACCGAATGGCCTGGCACCATTTTGCCATTTAGGCGATGGACATATAGAAATTATCGTGATACGGCACACTTCCATGTTCAACTTACTACGATTGCTGATTCGTCTGAATCGAGAAAATCCACAACTT GATATGCTTCCCTTTGTGGAAATCTATCGGGCGAAAAAATTTCTGGTTCGATCAAATAAAACAGCAAACAATTCTGCCTCTTCATCTGACCTAACTATGGGTGGATCTCGTCAACCAATAAGTAGTAGTCTGAGCAAGGGTGCTGAAAGGACAAGTCAGTGGAACTGCGACGGAGAACTGGTTTTCGATACTGATGTCTTAATAAG CTCACATCGTCAATTGGTGGATGTCTTTATGCGAGGGTCATACCCTCCATCGGAAGAGAAAAAATCTTCTTGCTGCGGGCTTTGTGGTGTTTAA